In Methanomassiliicoccus sp., one DNA window encodes the following:
- a CDS encoding glycosyltransferase family 2 protein: MAFARPQVAFLILNWNKWEITVECLESVIQNRFRDYEVVLVENGSKNDSFEKILSYCRGELETSSPFFKYSNDSKPLPVRTVKIKEDGSFQIEEGHGPMREGPGLTLIKVEENQGYAEGNNIGIRFISQHVDPQYVLFMNNDVVVDPDFLSPLVDRMKATEDVAMAAPKIKYYELNGSSNIINCAGCFLDMARVRSQRRGRDEEDRGQYDIEGMVDFADGACFLMRMSVLNVTGGFDRSFFTYWEETDLSIRTTRLGHKIIYVPRSVVWHRETYSIVTESKEYYMVRNRYKFIRKNGTRWQANRFMAYHLLVLLVPTVLVYVRDGETQRVRPFLKGTVDGVRTLMDHSEG, from the coding sequence ATGGCCTTCGCGCGCCCACAGGTCGCCTTCCTCATCCTTAATTGGAACAAGTGGGAGATCACCGTAGAGTGCCTGGAGTCGGTTATCCAGAACAGGTTCCGTGATTATGAGGTGGTCCTCGTCGAGAACGGCTCCAAGAACGACTCTTTTGAAAAGATCCTCTCATATTGCAGGGGAGAATTGGAGACCAGCTCGCCGTTCTTCAAATACAGCAATGACTCCAAGCCCCTGCCGGTTCGGACCGTGAAGATAAAAGAGGACGGGAGCTTCCAGATAGAAGAGGGTCATGGGCCTATGCGTGAAGGTCCAGGGCTGACGTTGATCAAGGTCGAGGAGAACCAGGGATATGCCGAGGGCAACAACATTGGCATCAGGTTCATCTCCCAGCACGTAGACCCTCAGTATGTACTGTTCATGAACAATGATGTGGTGGTCGATCCCGACTTCCTATCGCCATTAGTGGATAGGATGAAGGCCACAGAGGATGTGGCCATGGCTGCGCCGAAGATCAAGTACTACGAACTAAACGGCTCAAGCAACATAATCAATTGCGCAGGGTGCTTCTTAGATATGGCCAGGGTTCGTTCGCAGAGGCGGGGGAGGGACGAGGAGGACCGTGGACAATATGACATCGAAGGAATGGTGGATTTTGCGGACGGGGCCTGCTTCCTCATGAGGATGTCAGTGCTCAATGTCACTGGTGGCTTCGATAGGTCCTTCTTCACGTACTGGGAGGAAACGGACCTCAGCATACGCACGACGCGACTCGGTCACAAGATCATCTATGTACCCAGATCGGTAGTGTGGCATCGTGAGACGTACAGCATCGTGACCGAAAGCAAGGAGTATTATATGGTCAGGAACAGGTACAAGTTCATACGCAAGAACGGGACTCGTTGGCAGGCCAACAGGTTCATGGCCTATCACCTACTCGTACTTCTGGTCCCGACAGTGTTGGTGTACGTGCGTGATGGTGAGACGCAAAGGGTGAGGCCCTTCCTGAAGGGCACTGTGGACGGTGTCCGCACGTTGATGGACCATAGCGAAGGTTAA
- a CDS encoding glycosyltransferase family 4 protein, whose product MITMIALGPVESNSNGYSIRIGHLMDSLLRHDEVTLIEFNIAEPRGGGETRYHRIEYDAVYREHRIGDLLNRTITFNPLGQLKMQLVCLRGLWRNRDLIKKSDVVFIEGALFPFAIVLCKLLGKKVVMDTHCVNLKLAMDFKGHNRTAYLLRRIAWGPLEYFAYRLCDVIVFVSEEEVGFSESTLRMDRRKALVIPNVLDIPPLSVTDGELEEFRDKYGLKGRTVATFVGDLTSVQNKDCVNFIVDELADRVRDVREDIRFLIVGKGADAFPDPPVNMVFTGYVDKIDPVIAVTDIFVAPMRVGAGTKTKVLLFMGYSKPILTTDVGIEGIDAQGREDVMVRDLSGFPEALRTFRQREGQNISQRCCMNASQAYSPEVMRSKVDELLINLKKQ is encoded by the coding sequence ATGATAACCATGATCGCCCTGGGTCCGGTCGAGTCGAACTCGAACGGCTACAGCATTCGTATCGGGCACCTCATGGACTCCCTGCTGAGGCATGATGAGGTCACCCTCATCGAGTTCAATATCGCTGAACCCCGGGGCGGGGGAGAGACCAGATACCATAGGATAGAGTATGATGCGGTCTACCGGGAACACCGTATCGGGGACCTTCTCAACAGGACCATAACCTTCAATCCCTTGGGACAGCTCAAGATGCAGCTCGTGTGTTTGAGGGGGCTGTGGAGGAACAGGGACCTCATAAAGAAGAGCGACGTCGTGTTCATAGAGGGAGCGCTGTTCCCCTTTGCTATCGTCCTATGCAAGCTTTTGGGAAAGAAGGTCGTCATGGACACCCACTGCGTCAACCTCAAGCTGGCCATGGACTTCAAGGGACATAATCGGACCGCCTATCTTCTCCGCCGAATTGCCTGGGGCCCCCTGGAGTATTTCGCATATCGTTTGTGTGATGTGATCGTTTTCGTATCGGAAGAGGAGGTGGGGTTCTCTGAATCCACCCTGCGCATGGATAGGCGAAAGGCCTTGGTGATCCCTAATGTTCTGGACATTCCTCCTCTGTCAGTGACTGACGGTGAGCTCGAGGAGTTCAGGGATAAGTACGGGCTCAAGGGCCGAACGGTCGCCACGTTCGTGGGGGACCTGACCTCCGTCCAGAACAAAGATTGTGTCAATTTCATCGTTGACGAGCTAGCGGACCGGGTGAGGGATGTTCGCGAGGACATCCGTTTCCTCATAGTGGGCAAGGGGGCTGACGCCTTCCCCGACCCGCCAGTGAACATGGTGTTCACGGGATATGTGGACAAGATAGATCCAGTGATAGCAGTGACGGACATCTTCGTCGCCCCCATGAGAGTAGGTGCAGGCACCAAGACCAAGGTTCTGTTGTTCATGGGATACTCCAAGCCGATACTGACCACTGATGTTGGGATCGAGGGCATCGACGCCCAGGGCAGGGAGGACGTGATGGTCCGGGACCTCTCAGGCTTTCCCGAGGCCCTTCGTACCTTCCGGCAGCGTGAGGGCCAGAATATCTCTCAGAGATGCTGCATGAATGCATCTCAGGCATATTCCCCCGAGGTAATGCGGTCCAAGGTCGACGAGCTATTGATCAACCTAAAAAAACAATGA